In Sporosarcina luteola, one DNA window encodes the following:
- the purS gene encoding phosphoribosylformylglycinamidine synthase subunit PurS, producing the protein MTKVNVYVTLRESVVDPQGIAAQEALQTLGFNEVESVRIGRLIELELAGTDSEIETRVKEMCDKLLVNKVIEDYSFEIGEVAGK; encoded by the coding sequence ATGACAAAAGTGAACGTTTACGTAACATTACGCGAAAGTGTTGTTGATCCACAAGGAATTGCAGCTCAGGAGGCACTCCAGACATTGGGGTTCAATGAAGTCGAAAGCGTCCGCATCGGCAGACTGATCGAGCTTGAGCTTGCAGGGACGGACAGTGAAATCGAGACGCGTGTCAAAGAAATGTGCGATAAGCTGCTTGTCAATAAAGTGATCGAGGACTACAGCTTTGAAATCGGGGAGGTCGCGGGCAAATGA
- the purQ gene encoding phosphoribosylformylglycinamidine synthase subunit PurQ: protein MRFAVLSFPGSSCDVDMYHALLDIVGVGAEIVSHQDADLNNFDAVVIPTGASYGDYLRPGALAQSSKSIDSLKAFADSGKPVLGVGNGFQILVEAGILPGAFLRNKGLKFRSGNAKLAVQNTTSTFTSIYEQGQQITLPFAHEYGNYYVDADTATQLKEQNCIVFTYEDGNPDGSVEKIAGVLNEQGNVLGMMPLPERAVEEIIGGTDGLPLFRSILKNWSEKNDNHA, encoded by the coding sequence ATGAGGTTCGCAGTTCTAAGTTTCCCAGGTTCCAGCTGTGATGTGGACATGTATCACGCCCTCTTGGATATCGTCGGCGTCGGCGCGGAAATCGTCAGCCATCAGGACGCAGACCTAAACAATTTCGATGCTGTCGTCATTCCTACAGGAGCTTCCTACGGTGATTATTTACGTCCGGGCGCACTTGCCCAAAGCTCCAAATCGATTGACAGTCTGAAGGCATTCGCGGATTCCGGCAAGCCGGTGCTTGGCGTAGGGAACGGATTCCAGATTCTTGTCGAGGCAGGAATCCTACCAGGTGCTTTCTTGCGGAATAAAGGATTGAAGTTCAGAAGCGGAAACGCAAAGCTGGCTGTTCAAAATACTACATCGACATTCACAAGCATTTATGAGCAAGGACAGCAAATTACGCTTCCTTTCGCCCATGAATACGGCAATTATTACGTCGATGCAGACACTGCAACACAATTGAAAGAGCAGAATTGCATTGTTTTCACATATGAAGACGGCAATCCTGACGGCAGTGTAGAGAAAATCGCGGGCGTATTGAATGAACAAGGGAATGTCCTCGGCATGATGCCGCTGCCTGAACGTGCAGTGGAGGAAATCATCGGCGGGACGGACGGTTTGCCTTTATTCCGATCAATTCTGAAGAACTGGAGTGAGAAGAATGACAACCATGCATGA